ATCCGGCTTTCTGCCCATAACACCCAGCCCGGAACAGGGAAGATCCGCGATCACCAGATCCGCCTGTTCTTTCCAGTCCGGATCTTCACACTGTGCATCTGCCACCTTGACCGTCAGATTTTCTGCCTTGCACCGCTTTACATTTTCCCGGATCAGTTCTGCTTTCGCTTCGGTCAGATCTCTGGCTTCCACAGAACCGGTTCCGTCCAGCAGCTGTGCAATATGGATGGATTTGCCGCCGGGTGCCGCACAGACATCCAGTACCTTCGCTCCTTTGGCCGGATCCGCCACTTCCCCAACCAGCATGGAACTTACATCCTGCACCTGGAAGGCTCCATCCCTGAAACTTTCCAGCGCACTTAAATGATCCAGATCCGACAGGATCAAGGCTTCTTTCAGATAAGGATGCACACTGACCGTAACTCCTTCTTTTTCCAGGCGTTTTTTCAGTGCTTCCGGCGTCCCCTGCATAGGATTGCAACGCACGGTCAGCGGCCGTTTCTCCTGTAATCCTTGCAGGATCTGTTCTACCACTTCAAAAGAATAGGCATCCAGCCACAGCTTTACGATCCACTCCGGCATCGAATAACGAACCGAAAGATAACGAAGCGGCTCCTCTTTTCCCGGATATTTTACCTGATCCAGCGATCTTGCCACATTTCGAAGGACTCCGTTTACAAAACCTTTCAATCCGGAAAATCCTTTTTTCACCGCCAGTTTCACTGCTTCATTGCAGACAGCATGTACCGGCACGCTGTCCATATATTTCAACTGATAGACCGACATCCGCAAAATACAGCGGATTACCGGTTTCATCTTTCTTGTCTTCGTCTTTGAAAACTGATCCAGAATATAGTCCAGCTCAATCTGATGTTCCAGCGTTCCCTCCACCACTCTTGTGATGAAGGCTCTTTCCCGCTTCTCCAGATACTGATACTTGTTCAGCACCTCTCCCAGGATCACATGGCTGTAGACTCCGTTTTCTGTAATTTCGTATAAAGTAGCGAACGCAATCTCACGTTCGCTGATGGTTTTAGTCATTCCTTCTTCCTCCGATGATCAGAAGCCGCAGTAACTGCAGGATTCCTGCTGCCGCACCGGCTACATAGGTCAGTGCTGCTGCACTTAAGACTTTTCTGGTGCCTCTCAGTTCATCCGGCCCCAACATTCCGGTTTCTCCCAGAATCCTCACTGCTCTTCTGGATGCATTAAATTCTACCGGCAATGTCACAATCTGGAAAAGAACGGCAAAAGAAAACGCCAGAATCCCCAGATTAATGAACAACATGGATGCATTGCTCCTGATCAGCAGTCCCATAAGGATCAGCGGCCAGGAGATGGTGGATCCGAAATTTGCCACCGGAACCAGTGCACCACGGATAGACAATGGCGCGTACCCTTTGGCATGCTGGATCGCATGTCCGCACTCATGGGCTGCCACGCCGATGGCTGCCACCGAATTGGAATTGTAGACACTGTCCGAAAGACTTAACACCTTGTTCCTCGGATCATAATGATCCGTCAGGTTGCCGTAAATATGTTGCACCTGTACGTCATAGATCCCACTGTTTCTTAAAATGCGTTCCGCCGCTTCTCTTCCGGTCATCCCGCTCATGCTGCGGACATTGGAATACCTTGCGAAACTGCTTTTCACCTTTGCCGAAGCCATCAGGCTTAACAGCGCTCCGATCACAACCAGTAAATATGTTCCATCGTAATAATAGTAAAACATGTCAGAAACCTCCTTATTTATTTTAACAGGGTTCCCCTCTCCATCTCATATCCTCTTAAAAATGCAGCCGTTTCCATCCGCTTTTTCCCCGGGAGCTGCAGCATTTTCACTCTGAGCTGACCTTTTCCGGTCTGTACCAGAAAATCCTCTTTTTCCACACAGGTTACCGTTCCCGGCTGCTCTTTTGTATCCGCTTCACAGACTTCTGCCTGCCAGATTTTCATCACTTTTTCTTTCCAGTGTGTATAAGCACTGGGCCAGGAATTCATTCCACGAACCAATCGTTCGACCTCCACAGCCGGACGACTCCAGTCAATCTCTCCCATCTCTTTTGTCAGCATTTTTGCATAATGGGTGGTTGTCTCGCCCTGATGCTCAAACACGGCCGTTCCATCTTCCAGGGCTTCCAACGTCTCCACACAGAGGGCTGCGCCTGCTGCCGCCAGCTTGTCATGCAAGGATTCTCCGGTCTCATCCGGCAGGATCGGGATCTCTTCTTTCAGGATCATATCCCCGGTATCCAGTCCCTCGTCCATCTGCATGGTGGTGACTCCGGTTACTTCCTCTCCGTCCAGGATTGCCCACTGGATCGGTGCCGCTCCCCGGTATTTCGGAAGCAGGGATGCATGGACATTGATACAGCCGTATGGCGTCAGCTCCAGAATCTCTTTCGGAAGGATCTGACCAAACGCAACCACGACCATCACATCTGCCTGATATTTTCTCAGAACTTCCACACATTCCGGTTCCCGGATCTTTTTCGGCTGATACACCGGGATATCATGCTTTACAGCCGCCTCTTTTACCGGAGTAAACTGCATTTCTTTTCCGCGTCCCTTCGGTTTGTCCGGCTGTGTTACCACCAGACACACTTCATGTTCTGCCTCGATCAGTGCTTCCAGAGTTCCTACGGAAAAATCCGGAGTTCCCATAAATATTACTCTCATGTTACTCTTCTTCCTCCTCTGCATCTGCCGCAGTCACATCATGAAGCTCCCCTTCTACCAGATCTACGTATAACTTTCCGGATAAATGGTCGATCTCATGGCAGAATGCACGGGCCAGCAGCCCTTCTCCTTCCAGGATCTGTTCTTCCATATTTTCATCCAGTGCTTTTACCTTTACATAATTCGGTCGGGTAACCACACCGCTCTTGCCCGGTACACTTAAGCATCCTTCTTCTCCGGTCTGCTCTCCTTCTGTCTCAAGAATTTCCGGATTGATCAGAAGGATCGGCCCTTCTCCGATATCGATCACAACGATCTGTTTCAAAATACCGACCTGTGGAGCTGCCAGTCCCACACCGCCGCTTTCATACATTGTGTCAAACATATCATCGATCAGCATCTTGGTTCGCAATGTCAGCTTGCTAACCGGTTTACTTGTCTTGGTCAGAATCTCCTCTCCGATTTCCCGGATAGTTCGAATTGCCATAATTTTCTCCTCTTTTCTTCTATCTTTTCTCTCTATTGTTCTACTTGCTGTTCCTGCATCTTCTCCAGAATTTTTAAAGATGCATGGGATCAAAATCAAACTGTATCCGAATCTTCTGATATCCGGAATTGATCTCAATATATTGCTCCAGCCGATTTTTCATCTTCACCAGTGTATCATATTTTTCCGTTTTCAGGTAGAGTACCTTTCGGTAAATATCATTGATTTTTCCAATGGACGGACTGGCCGGCCCGATGATCTGGATCGGTGCTTTTCCCGCAGCTCTCTTTGCGAAGTTCTTCAGATAGTCTGCTCCCGTTTCCAAAAGTGTTTCCTCTTCACAGGAAAGCAGAACCGCCAGCAAATGTTCTACCGGCGGATATCCCATCATCTCCCGATAATACATTTCCTGTTCATAGAATCCCTCATAGTCCTGGGCAGCTGCCGTCTGAATGGCATAATGGTCCGGACTGTACGTCTGGATCACTGCTTCCCCGGCTTTCTCTCCGCGCCCGGATCTTCCCACTGCCTGAGTCAGGATCTGGAACGTCCGTTCCCCGGCCCTGTAATCATCTGCATAAAGGGACATATCTGCCGCCAACGCCCCTACCAGGGTCACATTTGGAAAATCATGTCCTTTCACGATCATCTGGGTTCCGATCAGAATCTGCGCCTCTTCATTTGCAAAGGCAGACAGAATCTCTTCGTGTCCGTTTTTATTTCGTGTGGTATCCAGATCCATTCGTAGGACTCTTGTCTGCGGAAACATTTTCTGGACCACATCTTCGACCTGCTGGGTTCCCACCTTGAACTCTCCCAGATGTTTCGAGCCACATTCCGGGCAGTTCAGAGGCTTGTATTCTTCATGTCCACAGTAATGGCAGACCAGTTTTCCGCCTCTGTGGGTAGATAACGAGACGTCACAATGCGGACATTTGATCACGTGTCCACATTCCCGGCAGGAAAGAAATCCCGCATACCCTCTCCGGTTTAAGAATAGCATGATCTGTTCGCCGTCCTTTAACCGCTGTTCCATTTTTTCATAGAGGCTGTGGCTTAAAATGGAATGGTTGCCCTCCTTTAATTCTGCGCGCATATCCACGACTTCCACCTGTGCCATTTTCGCATGCGCCTTTGCCCGCTCGGTCAGTGTGATCAGACCATATTCTCCGTTTCTCGCCCGGTACATTGCTTCCAGCGAAGGTGTGGCAGACCCTAAGATCACACCGGCATCTTCTAACTCTGCCCGACGGATTGCCGTCTCTCTGGCATGGTATCTCGGCACCTGTTCACTCTTGTACGTCGTTTCATGTTCCTCATCAATCACGATCAGTCCCAGATTCGGAAACGGGGTGAACAGAGCCGATCGTGGACCGATCATCACATCGATCTTTCCTTCTTTCGCCCGCACCATCTGATCATAGCGTTCCCCGGCCGAAAGTCTGGAATTCATGATCGATACCCGATCACCGAACTGATGATAGAACCGCATCACCGTCTGATAGGTCAGCGCGATCTCCGGAATCAGAACGATTGCCTGTCGGCCTTCCGACACCGTTCGTTTGATCCATTCGATATAAAGAGCCGTCTTTCCGCTTCCTGTCACGCCATGAATCAGCCAGGTTCTCTGTCCGGCTTTCAGCCCGTTCCAGACCGTTTGGATTGCCTCCTTCTGAGCCGTTGTATAGGAAAATGCTTTCTCCGAAGATTCCGATTCTTCCTGATCTGCTCCGATCCCCGGATTATCCGCCAATGGATTTCGAAAGACATTTTCACTTTCCAGCGCCAGTACATTCTGCTCTTCCAACGCCCGCACTACCGTCCGGGTGATATTCAGCTTCTGAACCACCAGCTCATAGGGCAGAACCCCATCTGTCCCATCTCTTAACAGAGCTTCCAGAAGTCTTGCTCTGGCTTTCTGATTTTTTTTCTGATAAAGAAGAAGCTTTTCTTCCGCTTCTTCTTTCGACAGCAGCAGCCGCACCTGCCGTTTGACTTTGGCGGATTCCTGCCGTTTGATAGGCAGAACCGTCTTCAGTGCCTGAATCATGGTGCCGCCGTAGTGTTCCTTCATCCAGGCTGCCAGCGCCACCAGCTTTGCCTCGATCCCCACGCTTTTTTCTGCCAGTCCGTTTATCGCCTTGACCTTAGACAGATCGTAATCGCAGGTTTCAGAAAAGCCGATAATATATCCTTTCGTCAGGCGGTTTCCCCTCCCGAAAGGCACTTCCACTTCTGCTCCAACTTCAAGCATCCCTTCCAGTTCAGAAGGGATGCGATATTGAAAAATCTTATCCAGTTTTTCATGAGTAATATCAATGATGATATTCGCAAACATGTAAACTCCTTCATTATTTTTTCTTTGCTCCAATTTCAATGATTCTGGATTGTTCCGGCATTTCAGATTCCAATTTCATTTTTTACCGACCAAGTTCTTCTAACACTTCTTTGATCAGCACTCTTTCATCCATCGGATGTTTCACGCCTTTGATCTCCTGATAATCTTCATGGCCTTTTCCCGCCAGCACGATCACATCCCCCGGCTGACCGTGTTCGATGGCGTATTTGATTGCTTCCTTCCGGTCGCAGATTTCCACATATTTTCCATCCGTCTTTCCGATTCCGATCTTGATATCATTGATGATATCCTGTGGCTCCTCAAATCTCGGATTGTCCGACGTAATGATCGTCAGATCCGCCAGACGTCCGGACACTTCGCCCATCTCATAACGTCTGTCTTTGGAGCGGTTTCCTCCACATCCAAACAGGCAGACCAGACGTTTCGGATGATATTCTTTCAGAGTAGTCAGAAGGCTCTCCAGGCTCATGGCATTGTGGGCATAATCAATCATCAGTGTAAAGTCATCGGATACTTTGATCATCTCGATCCGCCCCTTTACCTTTGCCACTTTGAGTGCTTTCTGGATCACCTCTGCCGGTACCTGGAAATGATGGCAGACCGCAATCGCTGTCAGGGAATTATATACGCTGAAAGTTCCCGGAATGTCGATCTCTACATCAAAGTCCATCTGACCGGACACATGATATGCCACGCCCAAATATCCAGGCTTTGACACCAGATGCGTGTCGGTTGCCCGAAGATCCGAACCCTCATTAAATCCAAAGGTCTCTACCTTACAGGTCGCATTCTGAAATACATCTTTAAAATACGGATCATCTCCATTTGCAATGCCAAGCTTACACTGCTGAAACAAAAGTCCCTTACATCTCTTATAATCTTCAAAATCCTTATGCTCATTCGGACCGATATGGTCATGGCCAAGATTGGTGAAAATTCCGATCTCAAACGGAATTCCCGCGGTACGATCCAACATCAGTCCCTGAGAAGAAACTTCCATTACTACACTGTCGCAGCCTTCTTCTACCATTTCCGCAAAGTATTTCTGAATCGTGAAAGATTCCGGTGTGGTATTCGCTGCCGGAATGTGTTTCTCTCCGATAATCGCCTCAATGGTTCCGATCAATCCTACTTTATGTCCTACAGATTCCAAAATAGAGCGAATCATATAAGTCGTGGTAGTCTTACCCTTGGTTCCGGTGATTCCGATGACTTTCAGTTTTTCTGCCGGATAACCGAAATATGCTGCGGAAGTCAGTGCCAAGGCGTAACGGGTATTTTTCACCTTGATCACCGTGATTCCTTCCGGCACTTCCACCTCTTTTTCCACAATCAGTGCCGCAGCTCCTTTTTCCGCTACTTCTTTGGCATAAGCATGACCGTCAGAGACTGCGCCGCTGATGCAGACAAAGACCGCTCCGGGTGCTGCTTTTCTGGAATCATTGATCAGAGTCTCTACCTCTGTCTCTGCCGATCCCTGTACCACTTCATATTCCAGACGTTCTAACAAACGTGATAATTTCATAGTCTCAACCTCCATTTTATGGGTTCTTTCTTCCTTTTTACCTATGCCACTAATCATACCATAAACACCGCTCTCATGCAAAAATCTAATCTTAAATTTTTATGAAGAATCATGGATTCAACTTTACTCTTCTCCCAAAAAGTGATACCTTGTTGCCCTGAGGAGGATATCTATGAAACATTTTGTTACCTTTTTTCTGAAACCACTTTCCTTTCTGCCTGCTCTGGTCATGATGTATGCGATTTACAGCTTTTCTGCCCAGACCGGGACAGAATCCGGAAATTTAAGCCATATGATCAGTGTAAAGATCGTAGAAACCGCCAGTGACACCCTGCAAAAAGATCTGGACGACTGGGAGGTCGAGGAACTGGCAGACCATATCGAGTTCTATGTACGAAAAGCCGCCCATATGACCGAATACTTTCTGCTTGCTATCGCCGTCTCTTTTCCATTATATGTCTACGGACTGCGGGGATTTCCGTTGTTGTTATTCGCCGGACTGATCTGCGTAGGCTTCGCCTGCGGAGATGAATACCATCAGTCCTTCGTGGACGAACGTGGACCTTCTGTCCGGGATGTGTGTATCGACAGCGTGGGCGTTTTCTTCGGGATCATGCTGGTACGGATCGTCTGTTGGACCTTCCTTGCCCCAGTACGTGTCGTCGAAAGCCTGACCGGTCTTGGTCGCCGTGATCGGCATAGCCACCGCAAACGCAGTCACAGTAATCACTCATACAGAACTTCTTATGACCGCAGAAATTCTTACGGAAGAAATGACGGTTCTCAGATGTCAGAACGCGCCATAGAAAAACGAAATCAGGAATTATTAAAAAAAGAAGGTCGGAGACA
This window of the Mediterraneibacter butyricigenes genome carries:
- the priA gene encoding replication restart helicase PriA gives rise to the protein MFANIIIDITHEKLDKIFQYRIPSELEGMLEVGAEVEVPFGRGNRLTKGYIIGFSETCDYDLSKVKAINGLAEKSVGIEAKLVALAAWMKEHYGGTMIQALKTVLPIKRQESAKVKRQVRLLLSKEEAEEKLLLYQKKNQKARARLLEALLRDGTDGVLPYELVVQKLNITRTVVRALEEQNVLALESENVFRNPLADNPGIGADQEESESSEKAFSYTTAQKEAIQTVWNGLKAGQRTWLIHGVTGSGKTALYIEWIKRTVSEGRQAIVLIPEIALTYQTVMRFYHQFGDRVSIMNSRLSAGERYDQMVRAKEGKIDVMIGPRSALFTPFPNLGLIVIDEEHETTYKSEQVPRYHARETAIRRAELEDAGVILGSATPSLEAMYRARNGEYGLITLTERAKAHAKMAQVEVVDMRAELKEGNHSILSHSLYEKMEQRLKDGEQIMLFLNRRGYAGFLSCRECGHVIKCPHCDVSLSTHRGGKLVCHYCGHEEYKPLNCPECGSKHLGEFKVGTQQVEDVVQKMFPQTRVLRMDLDTTRNKNGHEEILSAFANEEAQILIGTQMIVKGHDFPNVTLVGALAADMSLYADDYRAGERTFQILTQAVGRSGRGEKAGEAVIQTYSPDHYAIQTAAAQDYEGFYEQEMYYREMMGYPPVEHLLAVLLSCEEETLLETGADYLKNFAKRAAGKAPIQIIGPASPSIGKINDIYRKVLYLKTEKYDTLVKMKNRLEQYIEINSGYQKIRIQFDFDPMHL
- the def gene encoding peptide deformylase — encoded protein: MAIRTIREIGEEILTKTSKPVSKLTLRTKMLIDDMFDTMYESGGVGLAAPQVGILKQIVVIDIGEGPILLINPEILETEGEQTGEEGCLSVPGKSGVVTRPNYVKVKALDENMEEQILEGEGLLARAFCHEIDHLSGKLYVDLVEGELHDVTAADAEEEEE
- a CDS encoding zinc metallopeptidase, whose translation is MFYYYYDGTYLLVVIGALLSLMASAKVKSSFARYSNVRSMSGMTGREAAERILRNSGIYDVQVQHIYGNLTDHYDPRNKVLSLSDSVYNSNSVAAIGVAAHECGHAIQHAKGYAPLSIRGALVPVANFGSTISWPLILMGLLIRSNASMLFINLGILAFSFAVLFQIVTLPVEFNASRRAVRILGETGMLGPDELRGTRKVLSAAALTYVAGAAAGILQLLRLLIIGGRRND
- the fmt gene encoding methionyl-tRNA formyltransferase; amino-acid sequence: MRVIFMGTPDFSVGTLEALIEAEHEVCLVVTQPDKPKGRGKEMQFTPVKEAAVKHDIPVYQPKKIREPECVEVLRKYQADVMVVVAFGQILPKEILELTPYGCINVHASLLPKYRGAAPIQWAILDGEEVTGVTTMQMDEGLDTGDMILKEEIPILPDETGESLHDKLAAAGAALCVETLEALEDGTAVFEHQGETTTHYAKMLTKEMGEIDWSRPAVEVERLVRGMNSWPSAYTHWKEKVMKIWQAEVCEADTKEQPGTVTCVEKEDFLVQTGKGQLRVKMLQLPGKKRMETAAFLRGYEMERGTLLK
- the rsmB gene encoding 16S rRNA (cytosine(967)-C(5))-methyltransferase RsmB, translating into MTKTISEREIAFATLYEITENGVYSHVILGEVLNKYQYLEKRERAFITRVVEGTLEHQIELDYILDQFSKTKTRKMKPVIRCILRMSVYQLKYMDSVPVHAVCNEAVKLAVKKGFSGLKGFVNGVLRNVARSLDQVKYPGKEEPLRYLSVRYSMPEWIVKLWLDAYSFEVVEQILQGLQEKRPLTVRCNPMQGTPEALKKRLEKEGVTVSVHPYLKEALILSDLDHLSALESFRDGAFQVQDVSSMLVGEVADPAKGAKVLDVCAAPGGKSIHIAQLLDGTGSVEARDLTEAKAELIRENVKRCKAENLTVKVADAQCEDPDWKEQADLVIADLPCSGLGVMGRKPDLKYRMTKEDALQLAELQRQMLSVVKNYVAPGGTLMYSTCTIHRAENEENVKWFLKEFPEFELEEIRPYLPEVLRADAQTLSGCDAKDPEDTDAQKSRSENGQLPETKDTAAPPAGMIQLLPGVHACDGFFLAKFRKKKR
- a CDS encoding UDP-N-acetylmuramoyl-L-alanyl-D-glutamate--2,6-diaminopimelate ligase, whose product is MKLSRLLERLEYEVVQGSAETEVETLINDSRKAAPGAVFVCISGAVSDGHAYAKEVAEKGAAALIVEKEVEVPEGITVIKVKNTRYALALTSAAYFGYPAEKLKVIGITGTKGKTTTTYMIRSILESVGHKVGLIGTIEAIIGEKHIPAANTTPESFTIQKYFAEMVEEGCDSVVMEVSSQGLMLDRTAGIPFEIGIFTNLGHDHIGPNEHKDFEDYKRCKGLLFQQCKLGIANGDDPYFKDVFQNATCKVETFGFNEGSDLRATDTHLVSKPGYLGVAYHVSGQMDFDVEIDIPGTFSVYNSLTAIAVCHHFQVPAEVIQKALKVAKVKGRIEMIKVSDDFTLMIDYAHNAMSLESLLTTLKEYHPKRLVCLFGCGGNRSKDRRYEMGEVSGRLADLTIITSDNPRFEEPQDIINDIKIGIGKTDGKYVEICDRKEAIKYAIEHGQPGDVIVLAGKGHEDYQEIKGVKHPMDERVLIKEVLEELGR
- a CDS encoding VanZ family protein, whose translation is MKHFVTFFLKPLSFLPALVMMYAIYSFSAQTGTESGNLSHMISVKIVETASDTLQKDLDDWEVEELADHIEFYVRKAAHMTEYFLLAIAVSFPLYVYGLRGFPLLLFAGLICVGFACGDEYHQSFVDERGPSVRDVCIDSVGVFFGIMLVRIVCWTFLAPVRVVESLTGLGRRDRHSHRKRSHSNHSYRTSYDRRNSYGRNDGSQMSERAIEKRNQELLKKEGRRHIY